In one Limosilactobacillus oris genomic region, the following are encoded:
- a CDS encoding metallophosphoesterase family protein — protein MVKFIHTADLHLASPFQGLTEMPSQLWRQVYDSTFAALRRIVDAAIAERVDFVVIAGDIYDGEGKSIAAVDFFNEQLTRLDQQHIPVFMCYGNHDFQQVTAANQSFPANTHVLGNQVTTAALTLATGEQVAITGFSYGQRWISTDVARKYPVKGAVDWQIGLLHGAPYQAGADNHYAPFTVDELESKHYDYWALGHIHKHQELATTPPIAYSGNPQGRHKNEAGSHGYYLVHSEGSRLIPEFKPVAGIGWRTVSVDLDACQTEAAVDRAITSAATSNAVGHLQLCAVQVTASRQQWRLLVENGSLLTHLQSRLRMEETIEWWPYQLTLATRQGEPHLPSLDQRYWAQAKQAVFTTENLAAVIKPLVKHQPLYDQFADHQNLAEFEQWAAALISEREKQDEN, from the coding sequence ATGGTGAAGTTTATTCATACGGCAGATTTACACCTTGCCAGTCCCTTCCAAGGATTGACCGAGATGCCTAGTCAGCTGTGGCGGCAGGTTTATGACTCCACTTTTGCCGCCTTGCGTAGGATCGTCGACGCCGCGATTGCGGAACGGGTCGATTTTGTCGTGATTGCGGGCGATATTTACGATGGTGAAGGGAAAAGCATTGCGGCCGTTGACTTTTTCAACGAACAGCTGACCCGGTTGGATCAGCAGCACATTCCGGTTTTCATGTGCTATGGCAACCATGACTTTCAGCAGGTGACCGCTGCCAACCAATCCTTCCCGGCGAATACCCATGTTTTGGGCAACCAGGTCACAACGGCCGCCCTTACACTAGCAACCGGTGAACAGGTCGCTATAACCGGTTTTAGTTACGGACAGCGGTGGATCAGCACGGATGTCGCGAGAAAATACCCGGTAAAAGGTGCCGTTGACTGGCAAATCGGGCTCTTGCATGGCGCACCATACCAGGCAGGGGCCGACAACCATTACGCCCCCTTTACGGTGGATGAGTTAGAGAGCAAGCACTATGACTACTGGGCACTAGGCCATATCCACAAGCACCAGGAGCTGGCTACCACACCGCCGATTGCGTATAGTGGAAATCCCCAGGGGCGGCATAAAAATGAGGCTGGCAGTCATGGCTACTACCTGGTTCACAGCGAGGGTTCCAGACTGATTCCGGAGTTCAAACCGGTTGCTGGCATCGGCTGGCGGACAGTGAGCGTTGACCTTGACGCTTGTCAAACGGAAGCGGCAGTTGACCGGGCAATTACCAGTGCGGCCACCAGCAACGCGGTCGGCCACCTGCAGCTTTGTGCGGTTCAGGTAACAGCAAGCAGGCAGCAGTGGCGGCTGCTAGTGGAGAACGGCAGCCTGCTTACTCACCTGCAAAGTCGTTTGCGGATGGAAGAAACAATTGAGTGGTGGCCTTACCAGCTGACCTTGGCCACGCGGCAAGGGGAACCGCACTTGCCATCCTTGGACCAGCGCTACTGGGCCCAGGCCAAGCAGGCGGTTTTCACGACGGAGAACCTGGCGGCGGTGATCAAACCGCTGGTTAAGCACCAGCCACTCTATGACCAGTTTGCTGACCACCAAAACTTGGCGGAATTTGAGCAATGGGCGGCGGCCTTGATTAGTGAACGGGAGAAGCAGGATGAGAATTAA
- a CDS encoding YlbF family regulator, whose amino-acid sequence MVINIYDTANDMSRQLVETQEYQGLKKALDELKADSEAFASFKKFQQMQAEAQQKQMKGQQPSEDEIKAIQTLAKEISGKQAVQNLMNQERQIDQMLQQLNKTITSPIQDLYSEIMPQSNENN is encoded by the coding sequence ATGGTTATAAATATTTATGACACGGCGAATGACATGAGCCGGCAATTAGTTGAAACGCAAGAATACCAAGGCTTGAAGAAGGCCTTAGACGAACTGAAGGCGGATAGCGAAGCCTTTGCTTCATTCAAGAAGTTCCAACAGATGCAGGCCGAAGCACAGCAAAAGCAGATGAAGGGTCAACAGCCAAGCGAAGACGAAATCAAGGCTATCCAGACCCTGGCTAAGGAAATCAGCGGCAAGCAGGCAGTGCAAAACTTGATGAACCAAGAACGGCAAATCGACCAGATGCTGCAACAGCTGAACAAGACGATTACCAGCCCAATTCAGGATCTGTACAGTGAAATCATGCCGCAGTCTAACGAAAATAACTAG
- a CDS encoding PBP1A family penicillin-binding protein, whose protein sequence is MKREPQTNSTKDRLVAWLKKVGKRLLAFLQDAWQRFKKKLKQVWHRYQLTRWLIVVFLSLFLLMSIHLTFVAKTSDVKNLQNRLSRPTMIYDNKKQSAGSLYSQKGTYVKLNNISSSVPDAVLSTEDRNFYHEHGFSVKGLGRAAFLLVKNKVLHRDYISGGGSTLTQQLVKNAFLTQQQTFSRKAREIFIAIEVENQYSKNEILTMYLNNAYFGHGVWGVQDAARRYFDVNASQLTVPQAATLAGMLTSPGIYDPIDHPEATRERRNMVLQLMVENKKLSQSDANAYKKTSLGINSGYVANDSYKYPYFFDAVISEAASRYNISEKSIMNDGYKIYTTLDQDQQQSMQDTYDNDNNFPDDSADGTMVQSASIAMNPKTGGVTAVVGGRGKHVFRGFNRATQMRRQPGSTIKPIVVYAPALEHGYFYDSELQDKKQSYGTNNYTPKNYDDTYSGKVPMYKALYESLNAPAVWLLNKIGVNQGYKMAEKFGLPVEKGDKNLALALGGMTKGVSPQQIARAYATFDNDGQMPTPYYITKIEDASGKVVAQNKGSKVKHVISSKTAREMTSMLIGVYEHGTGETAKPAGYTLAGKTGTTNSGVKGDESNDRDKWIVGYTPDVVVATWEGYDDTNSSHVLNDISERNINGLFKNEMSGILANTPGTRFTVQDAQIRANKRVKNTSGWKSFFNGGDNALMNRFNQSVNNIGDKASQFWNNVKSLF, encoded by the coding sequence ATGAAACGTGAGCCACAAACAAATTCTACCAAGGACCGCCTGGTGGCCTGGTTAAAGAAGGTGGGCAAACGGCTGCTGGCGTTTTTGCAAGATGCCTGGCAGCGTTTTAAGAAAAAACTCAAACAAGTCTGGCACCGCTACCAGCTGACCCGTTGGTTAATAGTCGTTTTCCTAAGCCTCTTCCTGCTGATGAGCATCCACTTGACCTTCGTGGCGAAGACTTCGGACGTCAAGAACCTGCAAAACCGCCTGTCACGGCCGACGATGATTTACGATAATAAGAAGCAGTCGGCCGGCAGTCTGTACTCGCAAAAGGGAACCTACGTGAAGCTGAATAACATCTCGTCAAGTGTTCCTGACGCGGTACTGTCGACTGAGGACCGGAATTTTTACCATGAGCACGGCTTCTCGGTAAAGGGCTTGGGTCGGGCAGCCTTCCTGCTAGTCAAGAATAAGGTTCTCCACCGTGATTACATTTCTGGTGGGGGGAGTACTCTGACCCAGCAGCTAGTCAAAAATGCCTTTTTGACCCAGCAGCAGACCTTCTCGCGAAAGGCCCGGGAAATTTTTATTGCGATCGAGGTCGAGAACCAGTATTCCAAAAACGAGATTCTGACCATGTACCTCAACAATGCCTACTTCGGCCACGGGGTCTGGGGGGTCCAGGACGCGGCCCGGCGGTACTTTGACGTCAATGCTAGCCAGCTGACGGTTCCCCAAGCAGCCACTCTGGCGGGGATGCTGACCTCGCCGGGAATTTACGACCCGATCGACCACCCGGAAGCAACGCGGGAACGGCGGAACATGGTCTTACAGCTGATGGTAGAGAATAAAAAGCTCAGCCAGTCAGACGCAAACGCCTATAAGAAAACGTCCCTGGGAATCAATAGCGGCTACGTGGCTAATGACAGCTACAAGTACCCCTACTTTTTTGACGCGGTGATTTCTGAGGCGGCCAGCCGGTATAACATTTCTGAAAAGTCGATCATGAACGATGGCTACAAAATCTACACGACCCTGGACCAGGATCAGCAGCAATCAATGCAGGATACCTATGATAATGACAATAATTTCCCTGATGACTCTGCCGATGGGACGATGGTGCAGTCAGCGTCGATTGCGATGAACCCGAAAACAGGGGGTGTGACCGCGGTCGTTGGTGGCCGGGGCAAGCACGTTTTCCGGGGCTTCAACCGGGCTACCCAGATGCGCCGGCAGCCGGGGTCAACAATCAAACCAATCGTTGTCTACGCGCCGGCATTGGAACACGGTTATTTCTATGATTCGGAGCTCCAGGACAAGAAGCAGTCATACGGGACTAACAACTACACGCCGAAGAACTACGATGATACGTATAGTGGCAAAGTGCCGATGTACAAGGCCCTGTACGAGAGTTTGAACGCCCCGGCGGTCTGGCTACTCAATAAGATTGGGGTCAACCAGGGCTACAAGATGGCGGAAAAATTCGGCCTGCCGGTAGAGAAGGGCGATAAAAACCTGGCCCTGGCCCTCGGTGGGATGACTAAGGGGGTCTCGCCCCAGCAAATTGCCCGCGCGTACGCGACCTTTGATAATGACGGGCAGATGCCGACCCCGTACTACATCACTAAGATTGAGGATGCTTCGGGAAAGGTCGTCGCCCAGAATAAGGGTTCCAAGGTCAAACACGTCATCTCCAGCAAGACGGCCCGTGAGATGACCAGTATGCTGATCGGGGTGTACGAGCACGGAACCGGGGAAACCGCCAAGCCGGCAGGATATACCCTAGCTGGAAAGACCGGGACGACTAATTCTGGGGTCAAGGGTGACGAGTCCAATGACCGTGATAAGTGGATCGTTGGCTACACTCCTGACGTGGTGGTCGCCACCTGGGAAGGTTATGATGATACCAATTCAAGTCATGTGCTGAACGATATTTCCGAGCGAAATATCAACGGCCTCTTTAAGAATGAAATGTCCGGGATTCTGGCGAATACACCGGGAACCAGGTTTACGGTCCAGGACGCCCAGATCCGGGCCAACAAGCGGGTCAAAAACACGTCGGGGTGGAAGTCCTTCTTTAATGGTGGGGACAACGCCCTGATGAACCGGTTCAACCAATCGGTCAACAATATCGGCGACAAGGCCAGCCAGTTCTGGAACAACGTTAAGTCCCTCTTTTAG
- the argS gene encoding arginine--tRNA ligase, with the protein MDEKQRVASAVAAALPDLSLEEIVDKIERPKDANNGDYAFPTFFLAKTLHKAPQMIAADLVEKIDQTGFEKVVVAGPYINFFLDKAQVGAEIIKAILADPAGYGKKDLGHGANVTIDYSSPNIAKPMGMGHLRSTMIGEAIARILEKENYTPVRIDYLGDWGTQFGKLMAAYKMWGSEEEVKKDPINTLLKYYVRINTEAEEHPEYTDAGREWFAKLEHGDKEAWRLWHWFRQISIERFQKVYDMLDVHFDSFNGEAFSAQKMDDPIQLLKDKHLLKASRGAQIVDLDAYKLTPPLIIKSNGTTTYITRDLATALYRKRMFGHAKSLYVVGAEQENYYKQLKAVLKEMGFTWWDQLEHISFGLMNLNGQKMSTRKGNVVNLEDVLNDSIKLARQQIAEKNPDLPNADEVAKQVGVGAVIFHDLKNDRRNAVNFKLEDVVKFEGETGPYVQYARARAESILRKGGLRDFSNVDLTTVGDAAWDILSFLGQYSDVVERAAVNYDPSVIAKYALELSKKFNQYYAHNRILQDDEGQPARLALVQAVSHVLKDALAMLDIKAPDEM; encoded by the coding sequence ATGGACGAAAAACAACGAGTAGCATCGGCAGTTGCTGCTGCCCTGCCAGACTTATCATTAGAAGAAATTGTTGACAAGATTGAACGGCCAAAGGATGCCAACAACGGGGACTACGCTTTCCCAACCTTCTTCCTAGCTAAGACGCTGCACAAGGCTCCGCAGATGATTGCGGCGGACCTGGTGGAAAAGATTGACCAGACCGGCTTTGAAAAGGTCGTTGTCGCTGGTCCTTACATCAACTTCTTCCTGGACAAGGCCCAGGTTGGGGCGGAGATTATCAAGGCGATTTTGGCTGACCCGGCTGGTTATGGTAAGAAGGACCTCGGTCACGGGGCCAACGTGACGATTGACTACTCATCACCGAACATTGCCAAGCCAATGGGGATGGGCCACCTCCGTTCGACCATGATCGGTGAAGCCATCGCCCGGATTCTGGAGAAGGAAAATTACACGCCAGTTCGGATTGACTACCTGGGTGACTGGGGAACCCAATTTGGGAAGCTGATGGCGGCCTACAAGATGTGGGGGAGCGAAGAAGAGGTCAAAAAGGACCCAATCAACACCCTGCTGAAGTACTACGTCCGCATCAACACCGAAGCCGAAGAACATCCGGAGTACACTGACGCTGGCCGGGAATGGTTTGCCAAGCTTGAACATGGTGACAAGGAAGCCTGGCGCCTGTGGCACTGGTTCCGCCAAATTTCCATTGAACGGTTCCAAAAGGTTTACGATATGCTGGACGTCCACTTTGACTCCTTTAACGGGGAAGCCTTCTCGGCCCAAAAGATGGATGACCCAATTCAGCTGTTGAAGGACAAGCACCTGCTCAAGGCCAGCCGGGGCGCCCAAATTGTCGACCTGGACGCCTACAAGTTGACGCCACCGCTGATTATCAAGAGCAACGGGACGACCACCTACATCACCCGGGACCTGGCGACGGCCCTCTACCGGAAGCGGATGTTTGGTCATGCCAAGTCCTTGTACGTCGTTGGTGCCGAACAGGAAAACTACTATAAGCAGCTCAAGGCGGTTCTCAAGGAAATGGGCTTCACTTGGTGGGACCAACTGGAACACATCTCCTTTGGCCTGATGAACCTGAACGGGCAAAAGATGTCAACGCGGAAGGGGAACGTAGTCAACCTGGAGGACGTCTTGAACGACTCCATCAAGCTGGCCCGCCAACAGATTGCCGAAAAGAATCCGGATCTGCCAAACGCCGATGAGGTGGCTAAGCAGGTCGGTGTCGGCGCCGTCATCTTCCACGACCTCAAAAACGACCGGCGGAACGCAGTTAACTTCAAGCTGGAAGATGTGGTTAAGTTTGAAGGGGAAACCGGCCCGTACGTTCAATATGCCCGGGCCCGTGCTGAGAGCATCCTCCGCAAGGGTGGCTTACGTGACTTCAGCAATGTTGACCTGACGACTGTTGGGGACGCTGCCTGGGACATCCTGAGCTTCCTGGGCCAGTACAGTGACGTGGTGGAACGGGCTGCGGTCAACTACGACCCGTCCGTAATCGCCAAGTACGCTCTGGAGTTGTCCAAGAAGTTTAACCAGTACTACGCCCACAACCGGATTCTCCAGGACGACGAAGGCCAACCGGCCCGCTTAGCCCTTGTCCAGGCCGTTAGCCACGTCCTCAAGGATGCCCTGGCAATGCTGGACATCAAGGCTCCGGACGAGATGTAG
- the fucP gene encoding L-fucose:H+ symporter permease, giving the protein MDKERKQSWIQLPDGYLNRTPIFQFVILCLIFPLWGAAASLNDILITQFKTVFTLNDTATAFVQSAFYGGYFLMAIPASILIKKTSYKLSILVGLLFYIIGCGMFFPASHVATYSMFLAAIFAIAIGLSFLETSCDTYATMFGPKAQANMRLNIANVLIPLGDITGIVLGKYLIFGEGGNIADKVKGMSAAEAEAFNQHMLQLTLRPYKYILIVLIIIFIVLAVTKMPRAKALATGANGEAGAEAQEDQPSIRESFHYLSHNKRYMKGVLCQFIYAGMQTTVWSFTIRLALRIDSHISDADASTFMIYSYVAWFFGKLVANWFLKRYSITKVLTWFSLLGTVSLVITFTVPNMTAVVAAIATSFFFGPEWPTIYAHTLDQIHEKKHTAMGGAFIVMSLIGGAIVPTIQGRVSDLSGSMQLSFIVPAICFALITFYFWTEHRYELAHPDEVEEH; this is encoded by the coding sequence ATGGATAAGGAAAGAAAACAGAGCTGGATTCAGCTTCCTGACGGTTACTTAAACCGGACCCCAATTTTCCAATTTGTAATTTTATGTTTGATTTTTCCACTTTGGGGTGCCGCAGCAAGTCTAAACGATATTTTAATTACGCAGTTTAAGACCGTCTTTACTTTGAACGATACCGCGACCGCCTTCGTGCAGAGTGCCTTTTATGGTGGTTACTTCCTGATGGCCATCCCGGCATCGATTTTGATTAAGAAGACCTCCTACAAGCTCTCAATCTTAGTCGGGTTGCTCTTCTACATTATCGGGTGTGGGATGTTCTTCCCGGCTTCCCACGTGGCGACCTACAGTATGTTCCTGGCGGCCATCTTTGCCATCGCCATCGGTTTGAGTTTCCTGGAAACTTCCTGTGATACCTACGCTACGATGTTCGGTCCAAAGGCCCAGGCCAACATGCGGTTGAACATTGCCAACGTCCTGATTCCACTGGGAGACATTACGGGGATCGTCCTTGGGAAGTACCTGATCTTTGGTGAAGGTGGTAACATTGCGGACAAGGTCAAGGGAATGAGCGCGGCTGAGGCCGAAGCATTCAACCAGCACATGCTCCAGTTGACCTTGCGGCCGTACAAGTACATTTTGATTGTCTTGATCATTATCTTCATCGTCCTGGCAGTGACGAAGATGCCGCGGGCCAAGGCGCTGGCTACCGGTGCCAATGGTGAAGCTGGTGCAGAGGCCCAGGAAGACCAGCCAAGTATTCGGGAGTCATTCCACTACCTGTCACACAACAAGCGTTACATGAAGGGGGTTCTTTGCCAATTCATCTACGCCGGGATGCAGACGACGGTATGGTCATTCACCATCCGGCTGGCCCTGCGGATTGACAGTCACATTTCCGATGCCGACGCTTCGACCTTCATGATTTACAGTTACGTTGCCTGGTTCTTCGGTAAGCTGGTTGCTAACTGGTTCCTGAAGCGTTACTCCATCACCAAGGTTCTGACCTGGTTCTCACTGCTCGGAACGGTTTCTCTGGTAATTACCTTTACCGTGCCAAACATGACGGCGGTTGTGGCGGCAATTGCCACGAGTTTCTTCTTTGGCCCAGAATGGCCAACGATTTACGCCCACACTTTGGACCAAATTCACGAAAAGAAGCACACTGCCATGGGTGGGGCCTTCATCGTGATGTCCTTGATCGGTGGTGCCATCGTGCCAACTATCCAGGGCCGGGTTTCCGACCTTTCTGGTTCGATGCAGCTGTCATTCATCGTGCCAGCAATCTGCTTTGCACTGATTACCTTCTACTTCTGGACGGAACACCGCTACGAATTAGCGCACCCGGACGAAGTTGAAGAACACTAA
- the rbsD gene encoding D-ribose pyranase — protein MKKTGILNSEVAAVVAGMGHMDWLSIGDAGMPVPADTKKIDLCVDKELPSFMDVLQNVLKELKVQKIYLADEIKDQNPQQLENIKAALPDVEIAFMPHSDLKKSLSKTHAFIRTGEMTPYSNIILESGVTF, from the coding sequence ATGAAGAAAACTGGTATTTTAAATTCAGAAGTTGCTGCCGTCGTTGCTGGCATGGGCCACATGGACTGGTTGTCAATCGGTGACGCCGGAATGCCGGTGCCGGCCGACACCAAGAAGATCGACCTCTGTGTCGACAAGGAACTGCCGAGTTTCATGGATGTTTTGCAAAACGTCCTCAAGGAGCTCAAGGTTCAAAAAATCTACCTGGCAGACGAGATTAAGGACCAAAATCCACAGCAGCTGGAAAACATTAAGGCTGCTTTGCCAGACGTGGAAATTGCCTTTATGCCCCACAGCGATTTGAAGAAGAGCCTTTCTAAGACCCACGCCTTTATTCGGACTGGGGAAATGACTCCGTACTCCAACATCATCCTCGAATCAGGCGTTACATTCTAA
- the rbsK gene encoding ribokinase — protein MVNHVVVLGSINVDTTYHVNRFPQPGETIAAQSKSSAPGGKGANQAVAAARSGAQTAFVGAVGSDNEGQYMLEALKENDIDTSHINIDKYHGTGSAAITLDANGQNDIMVYGGANQAMQPGEFGDLSELLAHTDFLIAQFETPQAVALDLFKQAKKQGVTTVLNPAPAHEIMPELLQYTDVIAPNETECALLTGIELTDEDSMLKSADYFRERGVKHLLITLGDRGVFYATPDDHGLVPAFKVKAVDTTAAGDTFIGALCSQLEKDLTNVEDSLRYAQRASSLTVQRMGAMPSIPTGEDVKAALKQE, from the coding sequence ATGGTTAACCATGTCGTGGTTCTGGGCAGTATCAATGTGGATACTACCTATCACGTGAACCGTTTCCCGCAGCCCGGTGAAACAATCGCTGCGCAGAGTAAGAGTTCAGCTCCCGGTGGCAAAGGGGCTAATCAAGCCGTAGCTGCCGCCCGTTCCGGTGCGCAAACTGCATTCGTCGGGGCCGTGGGTTCCGATAACGAAGGCCAGTACATGCTGGAAGCACTGAAGGAAAATGATATTGATACTAGTCACATCAACATCGACAAGTATCATGGAACGGGGAGCGCGGCCATTACCCTGGACGCCAATGGTCAAAATGACATCATGGTCTATGGTGGTGCCAACCAGGCGATGCAGCCAGGTGAATTTGGTGACCTGTCTGAGCTGCTTGCGCACACGGACTTCCTGATTGCCCAGTTTGAAACACCGCAGGCAGTGGCCCTGGATTTGTTCAAGCAGGCAAAGAAACAGGGGGTCACCACGGTTTTGAACCCCGCACCAGCTCACGAAATTATGCCGGAACTGCTTCAGTACACGGACGTGATTGCACCGAATGAAACCGAATGTGCATTGCTGACGGGGATTGAACTCACGGATGAAGATTCAATGCTCAAGAGTGCGGACTACTTCCGTGAACGCGGGGTTAAGCACCTGCTAATTACCTTAGGTGACCGGGGTGTCTTTTACGCTACCCCAGACGACCATGGGCTGGTTCCCGCCTTCAAGGTCAAGGCGGTTGACACGACCGCTGCCGGTGACACTTTCATCGGTGCCCTGTGTTCTCAACTGGAAAAGGACCTGACCAACGTGGAGGATTCACTCCGCTACGCACAGCGGGCTTCTAGCCTGACCGTGCAACGGATGGGTGCGATGCCGTCAATCCCAACCGGTGAAGACGTTAAAGCAGCATTGAAGCAAGAATAG
- the ezrA gene encoding septation ring formation regulator EzrA, which yields MMFQILIAILVIVLLLLLGIVWFQRRAIQQISELQAVSAHLSKQPLAANLKKAQQMQLVGDARDQLAKLQKEYDQLAPAIKRLNKQGEDLQAAVKTSQLVTINSAISDYREAIEKASKQADRLQKQLRTLHQQEENHHEAVDQLKQRYQQYHQQLDDKSFEYGETTDQLNERLADLEDRYAKFTDLTTKGDLEAAQEILTDLQTDNQEFDDLLKKVPQLYKPLVAEFPDQLAELRSGYETLTKQHYHFTEKKLGQKIDQLQAKLTQTVKQLNDLQVDVVEQSNQDLSTEIDHLYDIMQKELDAKPEAQHLMKVMGEFISHARRQNDELTKELKRLNLSYTFNNNEIEAARRLDERIKAIDKDYQRDAQAIKDDQALYSQILASQKANQQELTAVEEKQREINDEVAKLQTDEQRAKKMLQRYSVDIRTIKRQVEQLNLPGLSSDYLDYFKGVSDEIKKLAAALGQYKVDMDDVTKQLIMVEADLETLHTKTNDLRDSVELTERLLQYANRFPNDETVEKAAQKARQLFSEYEYAKSLEKIGTALEEVEPGSFKRLEDSYYNENH from the coding sequence ATGATGTTTCAAATTTTAATTGCAATTTTAGTGATTGTTTTGTTACTGCTGTTAGGAATCGTGTGGTTCCAACGACGGGCAATTCAGCAAATTAGTGAATTACAGGCGGTCAGTGCGCACCTTAGTAAGCAACCACTGGCGGCTAACCTGAAGAAGGCGCAGCAAATGCAGCTGGTGGGGGATGCCCGCGACCAGCTGGCAAAGTTGCAAAAGGAATACGATCAATTGGCCCCCGCCATTAAGCGGCTGAATAAGCAGGGCGAGGACCTCCAGGCAGCTGTTAAGACTAGCCAGTTAGTAACGATTAATTCGGCGATTAGCGACTACCGTGAGGCAATCGAAAAGGCCAGTAAGCAGGCTGACCGCTTGCAAAAGCAGTTGCGGACCCTCCATCAACAAGAAGAGAACCACCACGAAGCCGTTGACCAGCTGAAGCAGCGTTACCAGCAGTACCACCAACAGCTTGATGATAAGAGTTTTGAGTACGGCGAGACGACTGACCAGTTGAATGAACGCTTGGCTGACTTAGAGGACCGCTATGCTAAATTTACCGACCTGACGACCAAGGGCGATTTAGAAGCCGCCCAGGAAATCCTAACCGACCTCCAGACTGATAACCAGGAATTTGACGACTTGCTCAAAAAGGTTCCCCAACTTTACAAACCGCTGGTGGCTGAATTTCCGGATCAGCTGGCGGAATTGCGAAGTGGTTACGAAACCTTGACCAAGCAGCATTATCACTTTACAGAGAAAAAGCTGGGACAAAAAATTGACCAGTTGCAGGCAAAATTGACGCAAACCGTTAAGCAGCTGAATGACCTTCAAGTGGATGTGGTCGAGCAGTCTAACCAGGACCTTTCTACCGAAATCGACCACTTGTATGATATAATGCAAAAGGAATTGGATGCCAAGCCAGAAGCCCAGCACTTAATGAAGGTGATGGGTGAATTCATCAGTCACGCCCGCCGGCAGAATGATGAGCTGACAAAGGAACTAAAGCGGCTCAACCTTAGCTATACGTTCAATAATAATGAAATTGAGGCTGCCCGCCGGCTTGATGAACGGATCAAGGCGATCGACAAGGACTACCAGCGTGATGCCCAGGCCATCAAGGACGATCAAGCTCTGTATAGTCAGATCCTCGCAAGCCAAAAGGCGAACCAGCAGGAGCTGACCGCGGTCGAGGAAAAACAGCGGGAAATCAACGATGAGGTTGCTAAACTCCAAACTGATGAACAACGGGCCAAAAAAATGCTCCAACGGTACTCGGTCGATATTCGGACCATTAAGCGCCAGGTGGAGCAACTTAACCTGCCAGGGCTGTCAAGTGATTACCTTGATTACTTCAAGGGAGTTAGTGACGAGATAAAGAAACTAGCCGCGGCCTTGGGGCAATACAAGGTCGATATGGACGACGTCACCAAACAGCTGATTATGGTAGAAGCTGATTTGGAGACCCTGCATACTAAGACAAACGACCTGCGGGACAGTGTCGAGCTCACGGAACGACTGCTGCAATACGCCAACCGTTTCCCGAATGATGAAACGGTTGAAAAAGCTGCCCAGAAGGCGCGCCAGTTGTTTAGTGAATACGAATACGCAAAGAGTCTTGAAAAGATTGGGACAGCCCTGGAAGAGGTGGAACCCGGTTCCTTCAAACGACTCGAAGACAGTTATTACAACGAAAACCATTAA
- a CDS encoding GAF domain-containing protein, which translates to MKNDQLLLSQLTSLLAGEPSPLAILANASALINQSVSQLNWAGFYLYDQANNELVLGPFQGQVACMHIKMGTGVCGIAAQTQTTQVVADVSQYPGYISCDAAARSELVVPLVKSNGELYGVLDLDAPVLDRFDDQLVACMTAAAAIIMKAIDEAA; encoded by the coding sequence ATGAAGAATGACCAATTACTGCTTAGCCAGCTGACAAGCCTCCTTGCGGGCGAACCTTCCCCGCTGGCAATCCTCGCCAACGCCAGCGCGCTGATCAACCAATCTGTAAGCCAGCTCAACTGGGCCGGGTTTTACCTCTATGACCAGGCAAACAATGAACTGGTCCTCGGCCCCTTCCAAGGACAGGTCGCCTGTATGCACATCAAAATGGGAACCGGAGTTTGTGGAATAGCGGCCCAAACTCAGACAACGCAGGTGGTCGCTGATGTCAGCCAATACCCCGGCTACATCTCCTGCGACGCTGCAGCAAGGTCAGAGTTGGTCGTCCCCCTTGTCAAATCGAATGGCGAGCTTTATGGGGTCCTAGACCTTGACGCTCCGGTACTGGACCGCTTCGACGACCAGCTGGTTGCCTGCATGACCGCCGCGGCCGCGATTATTATGAAAGCCATTGACGAGGCAGCGTAA